The genomic interval TACGGTCATTAATCCGCGGTTAACAAAAAAGATGCTCTGGTGGGCTATCCAAAATCGCTTTCAATGGATTCGCCGAACATATCGACAGGGTGATCTTGAAGATGCATTTATGGCGATTGTTGCAGATTATAACGGTGATGTTAATAAAAAAGTGTATCAAGAAGCGCGAGAGCGAAACATTTTAGTGAACGTAATGGATGACATCCCTCATGCTAATTTTGCTTTCGGATCCATTGTAAAACAGGGACCGTTAACAATTTCTATTTCCACTAGTGGGGCGGCCCCGGCACTGTCGGTGCGGCTTCGCCAGCGGTTCGAAAAAGAATTTGGTCCTGAATATGGCGCTTTTTTGGAGTTTATGCAGAAACTTCGTGAGCCGATGTCGCGCCACCATGATAGCTTTGAGACCCGACGAGAATTATGGTACGAAGTTATCGATTCTGAAGTATTGACCCATTTTCGGAATGGTAATCTCGAAAAGGCCTACGATAGAACCGCCGAAATTATAGGTGAAGAACTTGTGGAAGAAGCTCTAGATATCGAAAAGGTTGCTCAATAATTGAACAAAAAAATTAATAGTAATGCGTAAAAAAGTTAAAGAAGTGGGCTAAGTTTTCTGGATGGATTGTTCAATTTCCCTAAATCCTTCTCCTCTAAGGGAGACATGATTTGAATACCTCAGAAAGTAGAAAAGAGTTCCTGCTTGCCTGTCCGAGCATTCGGTGGGAGAAGGAGGACAGGAGGATTGACCTGAATTAGTTTATTCGCAGTATTTAACCCCTAAGCATAACAATAATAATCACTTATTAATTATTTCTTGAAATGGCATATGTAGTTACAGAACCATGCATAAATTGTAAATATACACACTGCGCCTCGGTTTGTCCGGTAGATGCATTCCGTGAAGGCCCTAACTTTTTGGTGATTGACCCCTTTGAATGTATCGATTGTGATGCCTGTGTGCCGGAGTGCCCGGTAGAGGCAATATATCCGGATGATGAAGTTCCGCTGGAGTGGGAGCATTATATCGATCTTAATGATCAGCTCTCAGAACAATGGATTGACCATCATATTAATGATACCTCCGAACCACTGCCCGATGCAGATGAATGGGCGGAAAAAGAGGATAAGGAAGAGCTTTTGCAGGAGGAGTGGGGCTAACGCTGTCACTGGCGTATGCCCCCTCATACTGGTGGGCGGTTGAGAGGCCGCCCTATCAGTATGATTATGCAAAATAACAAGACAGTAAATTATACTATCATGGAAGTAGCAGTAAAAAATTACCAAAAAGCATTCGCTAACATAATCCGCCGTAAAGCGGTAGGGCCAAAAGGAAGTCGAAATCTTATAAAAGAAGATCTGGATATTATTATCCCTGCTTTACAATCAGAGGAAGTGCCATTGACAACCAAGGCTGTATTTATTGCGTCGGTTATTATTCAGCAAAAGAACAACTTGGAAAAAGACCTGCTAGAAGCATGGCATGATTGGAAGGATACCGTGCCTGCTACGCTGTCAAACTTCTTTTTTACTGATCCCGATACTGGATTTTCAACTATTTTACACAAGATATTGCACCGCAAAGATCTTAGTGCCAAAGAAGCATCATCAGCTATTACCTATTTGTTGGATGATGAGGTGCCGGGCTACCAAAAGGGAGTGTTGCTCATAGGACAGCGCCTGAAGCGTGAAACATTTGTAGAGAATAAAACCTTTCTCCAGGCATTTCGAGAGGCTATTGATGTTGAAGAAGTAGAGGTTCCCTTACTGATTGACCTGGCTGATCCCTATGATGGGTTCCGACGATATCCTATCTATACCCCTTTTATTGCAGCAACTCTGGCTTCTATTGGATTTCCGACCTATTGCCATGGACTAACAGAGGTGGCTCCCAAGCATGGAGACACCATTCATAAAGTATTGAAATTAGCCGGTAAAGACCCTTATAAAGATAGTACATCGGTAGTGAATGATATTGAAAATAAGTCGATAAGATGGGGTTATATAGATCAGTCGATCTATTTTTCCGATTTGCATAAACAATTAGGGCTACGAGATAAGATTATAAAACGAACTTTTTTGGCTACCTTAGAAAAATTGTTGCATCCGCTGCGCACCTCTGAGGGAGCCAACTATATGGTTGCAGGATATGTGCATAGTCATTATCGGCAGGAATTGGCCAATTTATTAGAGCCTCAAAAGTCGCTGGATAAGGTATTTGTGGTCAAGGGGATGGAAGGTTCTACTCAGATTGATTTCCGAAAAGATTCGAAACCGGTTTTAGTACGTGATGGAAATCGCGTGGAGCAAGATGTTGATGCAGTTCCTATTGAGTACTCACAAGATGAATGGGATCAGCAGTCATCGTTAGCTGAGTATGTGTTGGAAACGGGAACAGCGGCTTTACAAGGAGAGCATAATGTAGCGCGAGAGATTCTTATTCACCAAGTTAGTCAATTGGTTTCCGGTTTTGGGCCCATTCTGTTAGCTGATGCCCGTGATAAAGTGGTAAATGTTATAAAGTCGGGCCGGGCTTTGCGGCATTGGGATAAAGGGTGTAAGTAAATTTCATCTCACCTTACAAATAAGTCCGTTATGGGCTTTAATATAACCGGCGCGAAGAATATCGAAACCGTTTTCCCAGGCATACAATCCCATTTGACGAATATCCATCAGCTCTCGGTATCCATAGTTCATGTAATCACTCATAACAGTGTAAAATGCCTTGCTTTTTAGTTGATTGCGGGGGGTGGTAAGAATAGCATAACCGCCCGGCTTCAGGAAACGCCGATGCATTTCAAAAGCTTCGTGTTTGTACTCGTCGGGGAAATGCTCGATAAGCCCGATACTGACTACAATATCGAATTCCTTGCCGTACTTTAGATTACGGATATCATCCACCACAAAGTCGATATTCATATCTTCGCGGTAATATACTTTGTGATTTCCGGTGGCTGGGTCGTTGCCTAAAAACGGGTACTGAGCCGGAAACTTCCCAAAACGGTCAGTCTTGCAGAATTTATCATAATCCACGAGCACCGCATGACCACCAGGATATTGGGCCATCAGTTGCATGGCTTCGTAGCCGTCGGCGGCACCCAGAAACAGCACTTCCGGTTTTTCCACATCCAAATCTTCAAAAAGTGCTCGTTTGCCACGGGGATCCCAAATGGCATCTTCAACGCGGTGTACCTTATTCCACACCAGCAGTTGGACTAGTTCTTCAATGGCTTCGCCGGCACCGTGGATATCCATCGAGAGCAGAGATTGCCAGATATCAGCGCGGCTTTCTTGTTTTTCTTTAGGTATATCTTTCTGAAAGAGCTGGTGAAAGGAGCGATTGAAGTGTTTCCAGCCTTCTTTGACAGGCATCCGTTCGCCGTGCTCTTGTTCCCAGAGTTTTTTGCCTTCGGCCCATCTGTCCACTTTGTAAGGGCGGTTGACGTCATCCCAGGAAAGGGAGCTCCAGTCGATATAGCTGGCATCTTCAAAGAGGTCAGGCGCGGTATTACGCAAGTCTTGGACATGTGTGGCAAGACGTTCAAAATATCCGACTTGGTGTTTGGGATCTTTAACTTGGTTAGTGAGGGTTGTGGAATCCATAATTAGGCCCCTTTATTTGTGATTACCTTATCAGTATAATCATATGGGGATTGAAAATCATTAGTTATGAAATATCTGTAATAAGAAAAAAGAAGTCAGTTGAAACAATTGGAGTCCTTATCCGTGATATAATAAAGAATAATATATGAAACTAATGGATCACAAAATGAAAAAAGTACTGTTTGTAGCTTTAATACTGCTTCTATTTAGCTCTTCTGGATTTGCCCAAACACCGTGGCCCGACTCGACGGCGCTAGATTCATATATGGATGGACTGGTAAACACGTATATGGAAGAAAATGATATTGCCGGAGCTACATTGGGGATTATCAAAGACGGGGAAC from Fodinibius salinus carries:
- a CDS encoding precorrin-2 dehydrogenase/sirohydrochlorin ferrochelatase family protein; translated protein: METFPIYLRRLEERKTVLIGGNDEAEQKAKQLLDRNAKLTVINPRLTKKMLWWAIQNRFQWIRRTYRQGDLEDAFMAIVADYNGDVNKKVYQEARERNILVNVMDDIPHANFAFGSIVKQGPLTISISTSGAAPALSVRLRQRFEKEFGPEYGAFLEFMQKLREPMSRHHDSFETRRELWYEVIDSEVLTHFRNGNLEKAYDRTAEIIGEELVEEALDIEKVAQ
- the fdxA gene encoding ferredoxin FdxA, whose product is MAYVVTEPCINCKYTHCASVCPVDAFREGPNFLVIDPFECIDCDACVPECPVEAIYPDDEVPLEWEHYIDLNDQLSEQWIDHHINDTSEPLPDADEWAEKEDKEELLQEEWG
- a CDS encoding class I SAM-dependent methyltransferase translates to MDSTTLTNQVKDPKHQVGYFERLATHVQDLRNTAPDLFEDASYIDWSSLSWDDVNRPYKVDRWAEGKKLWEQEHGERMPVKEGWKHFNRSFHQLFQKDIPKEKQESRADIWQSLLSMDIHGAGEAIEELVQLLVWNKVHRVEDAIWDPRGKRALFEDLDVEKPEVLFLGAADGYEAMQLMAQYPGGHAVLVDYDKFCKTDRFGKFPAQYPFLGNDPATGNHKVYYREDMNIDFVVDDIRNLKYGKEFDIVVSIGLIEHFPDEYKHEAFEMHRRFLKPGGYAILTTPRNQLKSKAFYTVMSDYMNYGYRELMDIRQMGLYAWENGFDILRAGYIKAHNGLICKVR